The following are from one region of the Candidatus Methylomirabilota bacterium genome:
- a CDS encoding NAD(P)/FAD-dependent oxidoreductase, protein MARGRRDVVIVGAGIAGLTAGWTLRDRDILVLEATERVGGRMRSEPRGPYWLNLGAHLFGGPGSLLDRLVTEMGLQTRPIPGNRMGLAFKGRLLASGRPETYPLRLPLSSSARLSFIRAGLRLRRAARGYLRAARPRPGESPAQTRARVLAYRDDQTFAEYLGPLHPDVAGIFRAVAERVTAGPEQISAGCGAALFALVWGGGQTLARNLIGGSELLPQALARRLGERVVTGAGVREVVPTADGVRVRFTRRGVGEEVSAAHAIVATPAYVTREIVRELPADSADALAGIPYGPFVCGAFLTGETGPVPWDGIYAIAVVDRSFNMLFNHANPLRTGGQREPGGSLMVYGGGDRGRRLLGMTDEQIHEVLLRDLYSVLPAAKGLVREVVIQRWEHAIPYAPPGRARLQPALDRPLGRIVLAGDYLEYPEMEAAAATGLEAARAVRHQLGTA, encoded by the coding sequence ATGGCGCGGGGACGACGCGACGTCGTGATCGTGGGCGCCGGCATCGCCGGGCTGACGGCGGGCTGGACGCTGCGTGACCGCGACATCCTGGTGCTCGAGGCGACCGAGCGCGTCGGCGGCCGGATGCGCTCCGAGCCGCGCGGGCCCTACTGGCTGAACCTGGGCGCGCACCTGTTCGGCGGCCCCGGATCGCTGCTCGATCGGCTCGTGACCGAGATGGGCCTCCAGACCCGGCCCATCCCCGGCAATCGGATGGGGCTCGCGTTCAAGGGACGCCTGCTGGCGAGCGGACGTCCGGAGACCTACCCGCTGCGTCTGCCGCTGTCCTCGAGCGCCCGGCTGTCCTTCATCCGCGCCGGGCTCCGCCTCCGCCGGGCGGCCAGGGGCTACCTGCGGGCGGCGCGCCCGCGCCCCGGAGAGTCACCAGCCCAGACGCGGGCGCGGGTCCTGGCCTACCGCGACGACCAGACCTTCGCCGAGTACCTCGGGCCGCTCCATCCCGACGTGGCCGGCATCTTCCGGGCCGTCGCCGAGCGCGTGACGGCCGGGCCCGAGCAGATCTCGGCAGGCTGCGGCGCGGCCCTCTTCGCGCTGGTCTGGGGCGGCGGACAGACGCTCGCCCGCAACCTGATCGGCGGGTCGGAGCTCTTGCCGCAGGCGCTCGCCCGCCGCCTGGGAGAGCGCGTCGTGACAGGAGCCGGGGTCCGAGAGGTCGTACCGACCGCCGATGGGGTCCGCGTCCGCTTCACGCGCCGGGGCGTCGGGGAGGAGGTCTCGGCGGCGCACGCCATCGTCGCCACCCCCGCCTACGTGACCCGCGAGATCGTTCGGGAGCTCCCGGCGGACTCGGCCGACGCCCTCGCCGGGATTCCGTACGGGCCCTTCGTCTGCGGCGCGTTCCTGACCGGCGAGACGGGCCCCGTGCCGTGGGACGGGATCTACGCGATCGCCGTCGTCGACAGATCCTTCAACATGCTCTTCAACCACGCCAACCCGCTCCGCACGGGAGGCCAGCGCGAGCCCGGCGGCAGCCTGATGGTCTACGGCGGCGGCGACCGCGGCCGGCGTCTTCTCGGGATGACCGACGAGCAGATCCACGAGGTCTTGCTGCGCGACCTGTATTCGGTCCTGCCAGCGGCGAAGGGCCTCGTGCGCGAGGTCGTGATCCAGCGCTGGGAACACGCGATTCCCTACGCGCCGCCGGGGCGCGCCCGCCTCCAGCCGGCGCTGGACCGCCCGCTCGGCCGAATCGTCCTCGCCGGCGACTATCTCGAGTATCCCGAGATGGAGGCCGCCGCCGCCACCGGCCTCGAGGCCGCCCGCGCCGTCCGCCACCAGCTCGGCACCGCCTGA
- a CDS encoding proline racemase family protein: protein MRWTRTFTVVGVHAEGEVGKVVIGGVVDVPGRTMFDKMRYLAKHDDGLRKLLLFEPRGAPTHSANLVLPSSHPKAKLGYVIMESTEYAPMSGSNTICTVTAILETGILPMREPVTELTLETPAGLIDVTCRCRDGKVREVKFRNVPAFVQYLDASVEVAGLGTIAIDVAYGGMHYALVEAAAVGFQITPDEARDICVVGQKIKQAAREQLDVVHPENPEIRDVTIIGFTGPIRRKGKGLTARNTVVVSPGRIDRSPCGTGTSARLAVMHARRQIRKGQLFDHESIIGTHFLSEVVATTRVRRKPAVITTVAGRAWITSIGQYGYDPDDPFPEGYTLSDTWLRAI from the coding sequence ATGCGCTGGACGCGGACCTTCACGGTCGTGGGCGTGCACGCCGAGGGCGAGGTCGGCAAGGTCGTCATCGGCGGGGTGGTGGACGTGCCCGGCCGGACCATGTTCGACAAGATGCGGTACCTGGCCAAGCACGACGACGGCCTCCGCAAGCTCCTGCTCTTCGAGCCCCGGGGCGCGCCGACGCACTCCGCCAACCTGGTGCTCCCCTCCAGCCATCCCAAGGCCAAGCTCGGCTACGTGATCATGGAGTCGACCGAGTACGCCCCGATGTCCGGCTCCAACACGATCTGCACGGTCACCGCCATCCTGGAGACCGGGATCCTCCCGATGCGGGAGCCGGTCACCGAGCTCACGCTGGAGACTCCCGCCGGCCTGATCGACGTCACCTGCCGCTGCCGCGACGGCAAGGTGCGGGAGGTCAAGTTCAGGAACGTCCCGGCCTTCGTCCAGTACCTGGACGCGTCGGTGGAGGTCGCGGGCCTGGGCACGATCGCCATCGACGTCGCCTACGGCGGCATGCACTACGCGCTCGTGGAGGCGGCCGCCGTGGGCTTCCAGATCACGCCGGACGAGGCGCGGGACATCTGCGTCGTCGGCCAGAAGATCAAGCAGGCGGCCCGCGAGCAGCTGGACGTGGTCCATCCCGAGAACCCCGAGATCCGCGACGTCACCATCATCGGGTTCACGGGACCCATCCGCCGCAAGGGCAAGGGGCTCACGGCTCGTAACACCGTGGTCGTCTCTCCGGGCCGGATCGACCGCTCGCCGTGTGGCACCGGGACGTCGGCCCGTCTGGCCGTGATGCACGCCCGGCGGCAGATCCGGAAGGGCCAGCTCTTCGACCACGAATCGATCATCGGCACGCACTTCCTGAGCGAGGTGGTGGCCACCACCCGGGTGCGGCGGAAGCCGGCCGTGATCACCACCGTCGCCGGCCGCGCGTGGATCACCAGCATCGGCCAGTACGGCTACGACCCCGACGACCCGTTCCCCGAGGGGTACACCCTGTCGGACACCTGGCTCCGGGCGATCTGA
- a CDS encoding phytanoyl-CoA dioxygenase family protein, producing MWLTDEQIERFHHDGFLALPGLFSSEDAALLRAQLPALYAERRPENWREKDREAVRTAFALHRRNRVFGRLVCHPRLLEPAMQLCGSKVYLQQIKVNAKAAFAGDVWQWHQDFATHHAEDGVPEPTALNLHVFLDDVNDFNGPLMFIPGSHRHGLLGAAHDTATTSYPLWTIDQARLTRLVEEGGIVTVTGPAGTGLIFGDLIVHGSNGNMSPWPRTIFSAIANPVNNAQVTFKRPDYIHERVFTPVECLPDDCLSCG from the coding sequence ATGTGGCTGACCGATGAACAGATAGAGCGGTTCCACCACGACGGGTTTCTCGCCCTCCCGGGACTGTTCTCGAGCGAGGATGCGGCACTGCTCCGGGCCCAGTTGCCGGCGCTGTATGCCGAGCGACGACCCGAGAACTGGCGCGAGAAAGACCGCGAGGCCGTTCGCACGGCCTTCGCCCTCCATCGCCGGAACCGTGTGTTCGGCCGACTGGTCTGTCATCCTCGGCTGCTCGAGCCGGCGATGCAGCTCTGCGGGAGCAAGGTCTATCTCCAGCAGATCAAGGTCAATGCGAAGGCGGCCTTTGCCGGCGACGTCTGGCAGTGGCACCAGGACTTCGCGACGCACCACGCGGAAGACGGCGTGCCGGAGCCGACCGCGCTGAATCTCCACGTCTTTCTGGACGACGTGAACGACTTCAACGGCCCGCTCATGTTCATTCCCGGCTCTCACCGGCACGGACTGCTGGGGGCCGCCCACGACACCGCCACCACCAGCTACCCGTTGTGGACCATCGATCAGGCGAGACTGACCCGGCTGGTCGAGGAGGGAGGCATCGTGACGGTGACCGGGCCGGCCGGCACCGGCTTGATCTTTGGCGACCTGATCGTGCACGGCTCGAACGGCAACATGTCGCCGTGGCCCCGCACGATCTTCTCGGCGATCGCGAACCCGGTGAACAACGCGCAGGTGACGTTCAAGCGCCCCGACTACATCCACGAGCGAGTCTTCACCCCGGTCGAGTGCCTGCCGGATGACTGCCTGTCCTGCGGATGA